The proteins below are encoded in one region of Methanosarcina barkeri 3:
- a CDS encoding diacylglycerol/polyprenol kinase family protein yields MAKESTQNLTCDLDRRTALKGEVERQCIHLFTGITLILLIRAAGDMAFPLLLFLLALYVTVSVAIIMDKLPLRLSTFLCRWGRPSKQNIPLKGTIMLLCGITLSFLLFPEEIVYASIAIVAFGDSIATAIGVLVGRHKLPYSKEKTVEGTVSGIVAAFLPSLLFVTPAQAFIGATGGMLLESIIGLQTIRELNSQIIFKFFFNDNFLIPLFSGLLMYIVGLYN; encoded by the coding sequence ATGGCAAAGGAAAGCACTCAAAACTTAACATGTGATCTCGATAGAAGAACTGCTCTTAAAGGTGAAGTTGAGCGCCAATGTATACACCTGTTTACAGGTATAACTTTAATTCTTTTAATCCGGGCAGCCGGCGATATGGCATTTCCTCTCCTGTTATTTCTGCTTGCTCTATACGTAACAGTCTCAGTAGCTATTATCATGGATAAGCTTCCGCTTCGTTTGTCTACTTTCCTGTGCAGGTGGGGAAGACCTTCAAAGCAAAATATACCACTTAAAGGTACTATCATGCTCCTTTGTGGAATAACTCTCTCTTTTCTATTATTCCCTGAAGAAATTGTATATGCTTCTATTGCTATAGTCGCATTCGGGGATTCTATAGCAACCGCTATAGGAGTGCTGGTAGGCAGGCATAAGCTGCCGTATTCGAAAGAAAAAACCGTAGAAGGGACGGTCTCAGGTATAGTAGCAGCCTTTTTACCATCTTTACTTTTTGTGACCCCTGCTCAGGCCTTTATAGGGGCTACAGGTGGGATGCTGCTGGAAAGCATTATAGGTTTGCAGACAATCCGGGAACTTAACTCGCAAATCATCTTCAAGTTTTTCTTTAATGATAATTTCTTAATTCCTTTGTTCTCAGGTTTACTCATGTATATTGTAGGTTTATATAACTGA
- a CDS encoding TIGR03557 family F420-dependent LLM class oxidoreductase, which produces MLKLGYKIAPEQFPPSELLQQVITAEEAGFESIDASDHFHPWSEEGQACFIWSWLGAAAASTQNIELGTGLTCPILRYNPAIIAQAAATVSSIAGGRTYLAVGTGEALNEYSVTLEWPQYDERQIRMIEAVGLIRELWTGQKVSFDGCYYRTKNAKLYTLPKNNIPIYISSLVPESAYIAGYYGDGLLTVGGESDTQKYEQILSEFEKGARDSGKNPEHLPKAVELFVDYGTDPETSIENFMKYWAGALIPALFLNKIYTPEMSAQNGKVVGSDTVRKNACFSESSEDHINFIKKYIDLGFTHIYLHSAASDQIAFLKAYGKDILPALKETG; this is translated from the coding sequence TTGCTTAAACTAGGATACAAGATCGCACCTGAACAGTTCCCTCCTTCCGAGTTGCTGCAACAGGTAATAACTGCTGAAGAGGCAGGCTTTGAAAGTATTGATGCCAGTGATCATTTTCACCCCTGGAGTGAAGAAGGACAGGCCTGCTTTATCTGGAGCTGGCTTGGTGCAGCAGCTGCGAGTACCCAAAATATCGAACTTGGAACAGGTCTGACCTGCCCTATCCTGCGCTATAATCCTGCTATCATTGCTCAGGCTGCCGCAACCGTATCGTCGATTGCAGGTGGAAGAACCTATCTTGCAGTTGGAACCGGAGAAGCTTTAAACGAATATTCCGTAACACTCGAATGGCCGCAATATGACGAGCGCCAGATACGAATGATAGAAGCAGTAGGGCTTATCCGTGAACTCTGGACCGGGCAAAAAGTCAGTTTTGATGGGTGTTACTACCGGACAAAGAACGCCAAACTTTACACGCTGCCTAAAAACAATATTCCAATTTATATTTCTTCTCTAGTGCCTGAAAGTGCATATATTGCAGGCTATTATGGAGACGGCCTTCTAACTGTAGGAGGAGAATCGGATACACAGAAATATGAGCAGATTCTTTCCGAGTTTGAAAAAGGAGCCAGGGATTCAGGTAAGAACCCGGAACATTTGCCAAAAGCAGTAGAGCTCTTCGTTGACTATGGGACAGATCCTGAAACATCTATTGAGAACTTCATGAAGTACTGGGCTGGAGCTCTTATACCTGCCCTTTTCCTGAATAAAATATATACTCCTGAAATGTCTGCTCAGAATGGAAAAGTTGTGGGCTCGGATACAGTACGAAAAAATGCTTGTTTTTCCGAAAGTTCTGAAGACCACATTAATTTTATAAAAAAATATATTGATTTAGGTTTCACACATATTTACTTACATTCGGCAGCTTCAGACCAGATAGCTTTCCTTAAAGCCTATGGAAAAGATATCTTACCGGCGTTAAAAGAGACGGGATAA
- the alaXM gene encoding alanyl-tRNA editing protein AlaXM produces the protein MTEALYFLDCYLKEFEATVEKVTDNRFIVLDRTAFYPESGGQLSDTGKLVRESDGAEFNVLYVSKSNGDISHEIDSENVSNGLKTGDKVKGFINWDRRYRHMRMHTATHIIANVIEKEAGAQITGNQLGLDQSRVDFSLEVFDRDKFAEYEKIANDLIARKSPVDLYLVSRKEAEERLSRLTTLAKGFSDEINEVRIVEIEGVTIEACGGTHVKNTEEIKGIKIIKLQNKGKSNRRMYFTLLD, from the coding sequence ATGACAGAGGCGCTTTACTTCCTTGATTGTTATCTGAAAGAATTCGAAGCAACTGTCGAAAAAGTTACAGATAATCGATTTATCGTTCTTGATCGTACTGCTTTTTATCCCGAGAGCGGTGGCCAACTCAGTGATACCGGAAAGCTGGTTCGTGAATCTGATGGAGCTGAGTTTAATGTTCTGTATGTGAGTAAGTCCAATGGAGACATCAGTCACGAGATAGACAGTGAAAATGTTTCTAATGGATTAAAAACGGGGGACAAGGTAAAAGGATTCATAAATTGGGATCGTCGTTACAGGCATATGCGTATGCATACGGCGACTCATATAATAGCAAACGTAATTGAAAAAGAGGCAGGAGCTCAGATAACCGGAAACCAGCTTGGTCTTGACCAGAGCAGGGTGGATTTCAGTCTTGAAGTCTTTGATAGGGATAAATTTGCCGAATATGAGAAAATTGCCAATGACCTTATAGCCCGGAAAAGTCCTGTCGATCTTTATCTTGTAAGCCGTAAAGAAGCCGAAGAAAGGCTCTCGCGGTTAACCACACTGGCAAAAGGCTTTTCCGACGAAATAAATGAAGTTCGCATAGTCGAAATCGAAGGAGTCACTATCGAAGCCTGTGGAGGAACTCATGTTAAAAATACTGAGGAAATAAAAGGTATAAAGATCATAAAACTTCAGAATAAAGGGAAGAGCAACAGGAGAATGTACTTTACACTCCTGGACTAA
- a CDS encoding AIM24 family protein produces the protein MGRYSIEDFIQSTEEKDLNQGIFELERERLLEVNLEGMVWTKRGSMVAYTGDIVFTREGVFEHGISTFVKKALTGEGASLTKAEGKGKLYLADEGKKVSVLKLDNDSLFVNGNDLLAFETSLNWNIKMMKSVSGMMAGGLFNIKLEGTGMIAITTHQDPLTLRVSPGHPVFTDPNATVAWSGNLEPEIKTDISLKTLVGRSSGESFQMAFKGEGFVVVQPYEEVYFQMQT, from the coding sequence TTGGGACGCTATTCAATAGAGGATTTTATTCAAAGCACAGAAGAAAAGGATCTGAATCAGGGAATTTTTGAGCTGGAACGTGAACGTCTTCTTGAGGTTAACCTTGAAGGAATGGTCTGGACAAAAAGGGGGTCAATGGTCGCGTACACAGGCGATATAGTTTTTACGAGGGAAGGAGTTTTCGAACACGGAATAAGTACTTTTGTGAAAAAGGCACTTACAGGTGAGGGAGCTAGCCTTACAAAAGCTGAGGGCAAAGGAAAGCTCTATCTCGCAGATGAAGGAAAGAAAGTATCAGTCCTGAAACTTGATAACGATTCCCTTTTTGTAAACGGTAACGATCTACTTGCCTTTGAGACCTCTCTAAACTGGAATATAAAAATGATGAAAAGTGTTTCAGGAATGATGGCAGGAGGGCTTTTTAACATTAAACTTGAAGGAACCGGTATGATTGCCATTACAACTCACCAGGACCCCCTAACTCTTCGGGTAAGCCCAGGTCATCCGGTCTTTACTGACCCCAATGCTACAGTTGCCTGGTCAGGAAACCTGGAACCTGAGATAAAAACTGACATTTCCCTGAAAACCCTGGTTGGAAGAAGCAGTGGAGAATCATTCCAGATGGCTTTCAAGGGAGAAGGATTTGTAGTGGTTCAGCCCTATGAGGAAGTTTATTTCCAGATGCAGACCTGA
- a CDS encoding mechanosensitive ion channel family protein — MSFETIMKQVIPYTEITVSRLIFALILLVMGFILSKYIIHVFRRGLQKTRIPDLTVQFLTHFLSILLYVIIILIFLKSLNFDVDSYVLGVSAAIGIVLGLGLQDTFTNLTAGVCVAAIRPIDMGETVTVNGQTGKVRSVGIMSTELLTLDNQLITVPNKLVWGSSIVNMTRMPTRRVSVDIGISYSSSLEKATGIAFNLMKTHPLVLKEPEPAVVTTELANSSINLQLRAWAKTEEMGTVKNDLVTGIFDAYTKEGIEIPFPQMDINIKEIKPKEGRKYTTEQDMKVQEEKIVLEEGLNVEGLY; from the coding sequence ATGAGCTTTGAGACAATAATGAAGCAGGTAATTCCATATACCGAGATAACGGTATCCAGGCTGATTTTCGCATTAATATTGCTCGTTATGGGGTTTATTTTATCAAAGTATATTATTCATGTTTTCAGAAGAGGACTACAGAAAACAAGGATTCCGGATCTCACTGTTCAATTTCTCACCCATTTTTTAAGTATCCTCCTTTATGTAATTATTATTCTTATTTTCCTGAAGAGTTTGAATTTTGATGTGGATAGTTATGTATTAGGAGTTTCTGCAGCAATAGGCATTGTTCTCGGACTTGGCCTGCAGGACACCTTCACAAACTTGACTGCCGGAGTATGTGTTGCCGCAATCAGGCCTATTGACATGGGAGAGACTGTAACCGTAAACGGACAGACAGGAAAAGTGAGATCCGTAGGGATTATGTCAACCGAACTCCTGACACTTGACAACCAGCTCATAACAGTTCCGAACAAGCTTGTCTGGGGAAGTTCTATTGTTAATATGACACGGATGCCTACAAGAAGAGTTTCGGTTGATATAGGAATAAGTTACTCCTCAAGCCTCGAAAAGGCTACAGGAATAGCATTCAATCTAATGAAAACGCACCCTCTTGTCCTTAAGGAACCCGAGCCTGCAGTCGTAACCACTGAACTCGCCAACTCCTCGATAAATTTACAGCTCAGGGCCTGGGCAAAAACAGAAGAAATGGGAACCGTAAAGAATGACCTTGTTACAGGAATATTTGACGCTTATACGAAAGAAGGAATTGAAATTCCATTCCCCCAGATGGACATAAATATAAAAGAAATTAAACCAAAGGAAGGTAGAAAGTACACAACGGAACAGGATATGAAGGTGCAGGAAGAAAAAATTGTACTTGAAGAGGGACTCAATGTGGAAGGACTATATTAA
- a CDS encoding Mth938-like domain-containing protein has product MKPKIDSTSFGSITVNGETFKYDILIRLNGQVEKREKGLSKELYGTSHKISLDEAKHIYEEGTEKIIIGTGQTGFVKLSEEAEDFFTSKKCGIELFPTPWAIERWNELEGRITAMFHITC; this is encoded by the coding sequence ATGAAGCCAAAGATAGATTCTACGAGTTTTGGTTCGATTACTGTAAACGGAGAGACTTTTAAATATGATATACTTATTCGCCTCAATGGACAGGTAGAAAAAAGAGAGAAAGGGCTATCAAAGGAGCTCTACGGAACTTCCCACAAAATCTCGCTTGATGAAGCAAAGCACATTTATGAAGAAGGGACAGAAAAAATCATTATTGGAACCGGGCAGACAGGATTCGTTAAATTGTCTGAGGAAGCTGAAGATTTCTTTACGAGCAAAAAATGTGGAATAGAACTTTTTCCGACACCCTGGGCAATTGAAAGATGGAATGAACTTGAAGGCAGGATCACTGCCATGTTCCATATAACATGTTAA
- a CDS encoding Ig-like domain-containing protein: MRNMFKAISIFTLVFFVMSMTGAAACSSKTTNSINDTYSFQLKKCPNTVYCFNYDTVLKNDQGCNLKVTNTGTIKTKLGGTVTMKSNGAFCYKASSTCCSKKCGTCTDSFKYCIKGKDGKTDCATVTLKLKCPTC; encoded by the coding sequence ATGCGAAATATGTTTAAAGCAATCTCTATTTTCACATTAGTCTTTTTTGTCATGTCTATGACAGGAGCAGCCGCATGCAGTAGTAAAACAACAAATTCAATAAACGACACATACTCATTTCAACTTAAAAAATGTCCAAATACTGTTTATTGCTTCAATTATGATACTGTACTGAAGAATGACCAGGGATGCAACCTTAAAGTTACAAACACAGGGACTATCAAGACCAAACTGGGTGGTACAGTGACGATGAAGAGTAACGGCGCATTCTGCTACAAAGCATCATCGACATGTTGCTCTAAAAAATGTGGTACTTGCACTGACAGTTTCAAATACTGTATAAAAGGAAAGGATGGAAAAACCGATTGTGCAACTGTTACACTGAAACTCAAATGTCCCACCTGCTAA
- a CDS encoding DUF166 domain-containing protein, whose translation MKILVLYSGELGKKVIQNLINPGNFCVSCGELCNHCRQARKSYANLIVGIHEFPQDLPSFIEEPEQYMPPKLPECDLILAIGIHPDLLTALPDVVKKTKAKAVIAPAEDSKKTPAGILEQLKKELEAIGVEFEGPKPFCALEKTGKPVIDAFVDLGFGKPVLRIEMSPDGKMFTGAGVLRDAPCGSTWFVAKKLGWTDTAEYKETISGAHHSYPCTASMDKDPQLGDTILHKAGYIIREAVEDGIECAKKEKARLSAVCVDDISSSSF comes from the coding sequence ATGAAGATCCTCGTACTCTATTCAGGCGAACTTGGTAAAAAAGTTATTCAGAACCTGATTAATCCTGGAAATTTCTGCGTGTCCTGCGGAGAACTCTGCAACCATTGCAGGCAGGCCAGAAAGTCATATGCGAACTTGATCGTAGGAATTCATGAATTTCCTCAAGACCTGCCCTCGTTTATAGAAGAGCCCGAGCAGTACATGCCTCCAAAACTTCCGGAGTGCGACCTTATACTTGCTATTGGCATTCACCCAGACCTTCTTACAGCCCTTCCGGATGTTGTGAAGAAAACGAAGGCCAAAGCCGTAATCGCACCTGCTGAAGACTCTAAGAAAACCCCTGCCGGAATACTTGAACAGCTTAAAAAAGAGCTTGAAGCTATTGGAGTTGAGTTTGAAGGTCCAAAGCCTTTTTGTGCTCTTGAGAAAACCGGAAAGCCCGTTATAGATGCATTTGTTGACCTTGGTTTCGGAAAGCCTGTGCTCAGAATTGAAATGAGCCCTGACGGAAAGATGTTTACTGGTGCAGGTGTTCTCAGGGACGCTCCATGCGGCTCTACCTGGTTTGTGGCAAAAAAACTCGGCTGGACTGACACTGCCGAATATAAGGAAACCATCTCAGGTGCTCATCACTCCTATCCCTGTACTGCCAGCATGGACAAAGACCCTCAACTCGGGGACACTATCCTTCACAAAGCCGGGTATATTATCAGGGAAGCTGTTGAAGACGGAATTGAATGTGCAAAAAAGGAAAAAGCCCGATTGTCTGCAGTGTGCGTGGATGACATCTCAAGTTCCAGCTTTTGA
- a CDS encoding 4Fe-4S binding protein — MKIKITIPTDRIHNPIISESIVETGILINIMVANIDSTYGELIADVSDLRFDKIKNALESRGAIVSILDQPIHRDEEECINCGACISVCPMNVYSFDNSWSVQLDEKKCIQCGVCIKMCPHGALKLGE, encoded by the coding sequence GTGAAAATCAAGATTACCATTCCTACCGACAGAATCCATAACCCTATCATTTCCGAGTCAATAGTCGAAACAGGTATCCTGATTAATATAATGGTTGCAAATATCGATTCAACCTATGGGGAACTGATAGCGGACGTGAGCGATCTCAGGTTCGATAAAATCAAAAATGCTCTGGAATCGAGAGGAGCTATAGTTTCCATTCTAGACCAGCCTATTCACAGGGACGAGGAAGAATGTATCAATTGTGGAGCCTGTATTTCAGTCTGCCCTATGAATGTGTATTCTTTTGACAACTCCTGGAGTGTTCAGTTAGATGAAAAGAAATGCATCCAATGCGGTGTGTGCATTAAGATGTGTCCGCATGGAGCTTTGAAACTGGGAGAGTGA